The Mixophyes fleayi isolate aMixFle1 chromosome 1, aMixFle1.hap1, whole genome shotgun sequence genome includes a region encoding these proteins:
- the LOC142144270 gene encoding transmembrane protease serine 11A-like, with protein MSESEAPMKSYRPITIAVISVTILIILAAIISSIVIAIVLGKNGSAPTSTPHYFKGSFRITNLIYNDNYRRSSSVEYITLSDQIERILKASFENSIFKSQYDMSKVISFRSGSVETDFVMQFNFPNGASETFSSVSIQEIFSNNLKNSSKPGFDIDENSLQLSEITVATAEDLLYRDCGVGGPSVTSRIVGGTPAANNAWPWQASLRFNGVHVCGASLISNTWLLTAAHCITFIDDVNMWTVVLGTLSSSRGSGLSLQRIIIHENFVEVLQQNDIALLELSNSVNYKENIRPVCLPKSSDDFPDNLSCYITGWGALETDGVASPILRQAEVRIINSELCGSSEVYDHLIGPSVMCAGYMEGKIDACKGDSGGPLVTKQNSGKWTLIGITSFGGQCGSPNSPGAYAKVTYLRSWVREKSGL; from the exons atGTCTGAATCAGAGGCGCCAATGAAATCTTACAGACCGATCACAATAGCTGTCATCAGTGTGACCATCTTAATTATTCTGGCAGCTATTATTTCCTCCATTGTTATTGCGATTGTACTTG GAAAAAATGGTTCAGCGCCCACGTCTACTCCTCATTACTTTAAAGGATCATTCAGAATAACTAACTTAATCTACAATGACAATTACAGAAGAAGCAGTAGTGTTGAATATATAACACTATCAGATCAAATTGAAAGAATT CTTAAAGCATCATTTGAAAACTCAATTTTCAAGAGCCAATACGATATGTCCAAAGTGATCAGCTTTAG GTCTGGAAGTGTTGAAACAGATTTTGTGATGCAATTTAATTTTCCAAATGGTGCAAGCGAAACTTTTTCATCTGTCTCCATCCAGGAAATATTctcaaacaatttaaaaaatagttCTAAGCCAGGTTTTGACATCGATGAAAACTCACTTCAGCTGTCAG AAATCACAGTCGCTACAGCAGAAGATCTCCTTTATCGTG ATTGTGGTGTTGGAGGCCCTTCAGTGACAAGTAGAATAGTAGGAGGAACACCAGCAGCTAATAATGCATGGCCATGGCAGGCCAGTCTGCGATTCAATGGTGTACATGTATGTGGAGCCTCACTGATCAGCAATACCTGGCTTCTGACTGCCGCTCACTGTATTACGTT TATTGATGATGTGAATATGTGGACAGTGGTATTAGGTACACTTTCTTCAAGTCGTGGATCTGGACTAAGCCTCCagagaatcataattcatgaaaattTTGTTGAGGTTCTACAACAAAATGACATTGCTCTACTTGAGCTATCCAATTCAGTCAACTATAAAGAAAATATCCGCCCTGTATGTCTACCAAAAAGTTCTGATGACTTTCCGGACAACTTGTCATGTTACATCACTGGATGGGGAGCGCTTGAAACTGATG GTGTTGCATCACCAATTCTACGACAGGCTGAAGTGAGGATAATAAATTCAGAATTATGTGGCAGCTCTGAGGTGTACGACCATTTAATAGGTCCGTCAGTGATGTGTGCTGGTTATATGGAGGGAAAAATTGATGCCTGTAAG GGCGATTCTGGAGGTCCTCTGGTTACCAAACAAAATAGCGGCAAGTGGACTCTTATTGGAATTACAAGCTTTGGAGGGCAGTGTGGTTCACCAAATAGTCCCGGTGCCTATGCCAAGGTTACTTACCTACGTAGCTGGGTCAGAGAGAAATCCGGCTTGTAA